In Planctomycetota bacterium, the genomic window AGCCAGATGCTGGCTCTGCACGACAACATGATCGAGGTCGAGTCGCCCTCGGCGATCGGTCGCACCATCAAGCTGCGCGAGGGAGTGAAGCTGAACGCCGCCTTCGTGGTGGGGCAGAACCGCTTCGCCTTCCGCACCAGCATCCTGCCCAAGCCCCCGCATTTTCCGCACTCGCTCTCGCTCTTCCTGGCCCAGCCGGAATCGATCGAGCGCTGCCACCGCAAACACGACCGCTTCGACCTGCAGGGATTGCAGCTTCCCAAGGCGACGCTTTGGACCCTCACCGATCCGCGCAGCGTGAGCCTGGCCGAGCGCGCCAACGAGCTCGCTTTCGAGGCCGTTTCGCGCGGCGAGAACGCGGTGCCGGACGCGGACCATTCCATGATGCCGGAGCTGGGTGCGCCCATCGAGGGAACCTTGATGAACGTCAGCGGCGGCGGTGTGGGCATTCAGTTTGCGCCCAGCGAGGCGGCGGCTATTTCACGCAACCGAAGTTTCTGGATCCGGATCGCCATGGGCAAGGCGAATCCCGTGCCGATCGTCTGCCGGGGCAAGCTCCTGCACACGCACATCGACTCCATGCAGAACACCTACGCGGGCATCGTCTTCGATTTCTCCTTCAATCCGGCGCATCAGAAGACGGTCGCGGCCCAGATCGCGCTCTATGTGGAGCGCGTCCAGGCCAAGAAGATCATTCCGCGCTGAGAAAAAAAGTCTCATGCACAAGCGGCGGAATTGTCCCGCCGGCTGTGATGCGATTCACACTCCGGACAGGGCGGTTTCGCGGATCGCCTGCTCCAGCACGCGCACCTTGGCGTGCGACTCGGCGACCTCCTCGTCGGGCCGCGAGTCGCTGGTGATGCCGCAGCCCGCGGCGTAGCTCAGGGCGAAGCGTCGCGGCTCGATCTCGCGCAGTTCCGCGGTGCGGATGGCCACGCTCAACTTCATCGCCCCCGAGTCGCTGAGATAGCCGATCGCCCCGCAATAGGGGCCGCGCGACACACGCTCCAGTTCGTCGATGACCTGCATGGCGCGGATCTTGGGGGCGCCGGTGACGGATCCCGGCGGGAAAGTTCCCGCCAGGAGATCGGCGCGGTCGCAGGTGTCCCGCAGCTCCCCGTGAATTTCCGCCACGCCATGCACCACGGTGCCGTGGGTCTCCAGCGTCCGCGCCTCGCGGACCTGCACCGTGCCCGGTCGGCATGCCCGCGAGAGGTCGTTGCGCATCAGGTCCACGATCATGTGCAGCTCCGCCGCGTCCTTGCCGCTGCGGGCGAGCTCCGCGGCGCCCGTTTCGCTGGGCCGCGTTCCCTTGATGGGGCGCGAGACCGCGCGGCGGCGCTCGTCGAGATCCAGGAAGAGTTCGGGGCTCATGCTCGCCAGCATTCCCGCGGGCGTCTCCAACCAGGCGCCGTAGCGGGCGGCGCTGCTCTGCAGCGCGCGATGGGCGAAGGCCCGGGGTGAGCCGCGCAGCTCGCCGTGCCAGCGCCGGGCGATGTTGGCCTGAAAGAGGTCGCCGGCGTGGATGAGCTCGATGGTCCGCCGCACGGCTTGGGCGTACTCGGCGTCGGAGGACTCCTCCTCGAGCGAGGTGCACTCGCAATGCTCCGCCACTTCGGGGTCGCGCAGCGCAACCCTGTCGATGGCGCCGCCGATGGACCACCACTGCCGTTGAAGATGGTCGAACACGAAGGCGTGCTCGCAGCGCGCCACCTGGATCAGCGGCCATGCCCGTGAAGCGTCGCGGGCTCGAGCCGAAGTCGTCCGGTCGCGCGCGGTCGGCTCCAGCACGCCGCCGAGTTCGTATGAAAATTGCGCGAACCAGCCGGGTCCCATCGGTGGTCCGTCGTCGGTTCGGCCCGTCGGTTTGGCGGAGACCGTTTCGCGCGTGATCGCGCGCAGCCATTCGATCGCATCGCCCGCCTTCAATCCATCGACCGGTCGCAGCGCATTCCACCGGCCGG contains:
- a CDS encoding flagellar brake protein — its product is MSATRSRNTDWKKSLQQVLDRQRMLELAVEREPGADEGVDIIWRSQMLALHDNMIEVESPSAIGRTIKLREGVKLNAAFVVGQNRFAFRTSILPKPPHFPHSLSLFLAQPESIERCHRKHDRFDLQGLQLPKATLWTLTDPRSVSLAERANELAFEAVSRGENAVPDADHSMMPELGAPIEGTLMNVSGGGVGIQFAPSEAAAISRNRSFWIRIAMGKANPVPIVCRGKLLHTHIDSMQNTYAGIVFDFSFNPAHQKTVAAQIALYVERVQAKKIIPR
- a CDS encoding anthranilate synthase component I family protein produces the protein MSTARRLDWNLRPLEVLRRWPAETPLAALLSGGDSPWSRVTVIGAPGRWNALRPVDGLKAGDAIEWLRAITRETVSAKPTGRTDDGPPMGPGWFAQFSYELGGVLEPTARDRTTSARARDASRAWPLIQVARCEHAFVFDHLQRQWWSIGGAIDRVALRDPEVAEHCECTSLEEESSDAEYAQAVRRTIELIHAGDLFQANIARRWHGELRGSPRAFAHRALQSSAARYGAWLETPAGMLASMSPELFLDLDERRRAVSRPIKGTRPSETGAAELARSGKDAAELHMIVDLMRNDLSRACRPGTVQVREARTLETHGTVVHGVAEIHGELRDTCDRADLLAGTFPPGSVTGAPKIRAMQVIDELERVSRGPYCGAIGYLSDSGAMKLSVAIRTAELREIEPRRFALSYAAGCGITSDSRPDEEVAESHAKVRVLEQAIRETALSGV